The genomic region GttgcttttcagtattttccttaTTAGTGTGCAAAAAAAACAGCATTATGTTTAAAGCCATGACTCCTGACtcactcctgctcctctctgttcTCTTGCAGGAGGAAATTCAGGCTGATCTTGACTcccaggaagagaaggagaggaaCAAGTggctctccagccctggagatgGTTCCAACACAGTGAAGAGTGCTCTCACTGTCCAGGAATATTTTGCCAAGCGCATGGCAAAGCTGAagggatcccagcaggaaaCAGAACCAAAGGTGGATcattccagcccagcagctgatgAAGCTGTGGAGCCTTCAGAAGAGCTGGAAAccaaaatcaaaaagaaaaagaagaagcagaagagagaTGATGAGGCAGAAAGCACAGAGGACTGTGAGAAACCAGGGAAAAAGCCTAAGACAGGGAGCTTGAATGGAAAAGAACTGGATGATCCACTATATGAAtgtcacaaaaggaaaaaaaagaggaaacataAAGAGGAGAATGAAGGAGAAAACATCAGTTGTGATGAGAATACAGGCAATGGAGAAACTTCTGTGGGAATGTCTGAGGGGGAGGAActcagcacagaggagcaggaggaaaggcagaagaaacGCCACAAGAAGaagcacaaaaagcaaaaagaggagACAGGGGAATGTGGGGAAGGAACacccagaaagaaaaagaagcactGCAAGAACATTTAACCCTTTCAGGCTCAGGAGTGAGTCTGTGTTGAAGTAGGCTCTGTGTAAACACAGCACCAATCCAGGCTTGgacactgctccagctccagctggatcTAAACAAAAACTGGGTCTAAACACAGGCTGGATCTAAACTCAGACTCTATCTAAACACAGCTCTCCCAAGGGGGAAAACATGGTGATGGGCCAACAGGAGCTTCAGTCCATGTTCAAAAGGGATCCACATGGAGGATCAACACACCAAGACTGTGAAAGGCAGGGAATGACTTTCTGCTTCACCTGACTGTGTTTTTCTcaatccaggaaaaaaaatttgaaaatctccctagtttttattaaaattgttttcaCTTGTGAGAACCTTCTGGAAGCAGAGGGGTTTTGCAAagctgtttgtgttttttcattgatttttgaAAAGTGGTGTCTAATTTTTACATTCATCTCTTTTTACATGTAAAATGAATGTTGTTTCTTCCCAAAATGCTTACTCTGATTAAAAGTTTGCTCAGAAAATGTCAGCACTTAAGGGTGAAATAAAAAGACCTCCCTGTGCCTCCAAACCATTGTCAAACAGTTGAAACTTTGCACCAAAGCCAAAGGAAATGTGTATTTACCTTATCATTTATTAACCATACCTAAATCTTTGATTTCCAGGACATACTCAGGATCTCTTCACTGGTACCTCTGGAATCCAGAAGGCTGCCTTGGATAGAGCAaggttttttcctgaaagtgGGAGAccaaaagattttaaaagcacagtCAGATTGCTGTTTCAATGTGCCATTCACACATTGAAAACTTGCTATTTGGATTTATAACCAAACTAGAGCTTGTTTCTCATTATAAGCCTGGAAATAAGGAATGCTGCAACTGGGCACTGCCACAAGCAGTTTTGTGGGAGATCTGAAACATTCAGCTTGAATTTTGGCATTTTAATGTCATTTAGAGCTGTCATGAGAGATGGGTGGGCTTGGAAGTGGTGGAATGGGAAGAAGGATTCCCCTTCCTGGTGTCCTGTTCTGATATTTCTTTGGC from Molothrus ater isolate BHLD 08-10-18 breed brown headed cowbird chromosome 3, BPBGC_Mater_1.1, whole genome shotgun sequence harbors:
- the PINX1 gene encoding PIN2/TERF1-interacting telomerase inhibitor 1; amino-acid sequence: MAMLAEPRRKQKWSVDPRNSAWSNDDSKFGQKMLEKMGWSKGKGLGAQEQGNPEHIRVKVKNDVLGLGATINHEDNWIAHQDDFNQLLAELNNCHGQGETESSVKKQKKTFSLEEKSKSSKKRVHYMKFAKGKDLSSRTEQDLSCIFGRRQKSAKTQEEIQADLDSQEEKERNKWLSSPGDGSNTVKSALTVQEYFAKRMAKLKGSQQETEPKVDHSSPAADEAVEPSEELETKIKKKKKKQKRDDEAESTEDCEKPGKKPKTGSLNGKELDDPLYECHKRKKKRKHKEENEGENISCDENTGNGETSVGMSEGEELSTEEQEERQKKRHKKKHKKQKEETGECGEGTPRKKKKHCKNI